The Caballeronia sp. SL2Y3 genome includes a window with the following:
- a CDS encoding LysR family transcriptional regulator has translation MDTLQNMRVFVRVVEAGSFTAAAQHLNTTTAYASRAVSDLEAHLRTRLLNRTTRRIALTEAGERYLQRCEQILAYVDQAEAEASDAHARPAGRLKVHSMTSFGQHYVVPMISRYQERHPSVQVDLTLAQRMPDLLDEGYDVSLVLASELPDSGLVSARLGTVFSIACASPAYIEKHGAPHTLADLAHHTCLHLITPVFPPGRWVFDGPNGQETVTLGPSTFTVNVAEAMVVAIRENMGIGVLPTSSALPALRAGTLVRVLPQYTMQELRVYALYPSRQYLDAKIRTWVEFLREALPATLAADEESLKEFVAT, from the coding sequence ATGGACACGCTCCAAAACATGCGCGTATTCGTGCGCGTGGTCGAGGCAGGCAGCTTCACCGCCGCCGCGCAACATCTGAATACGACGACCGCTTACGCGTCGCGGGCGGTGTCGGATCTGGAGGCGCATCTGCGCACGCGCCTTCTGAATCGCACGACGCGCCGCATCGCGTTGACCGAAGCGGGCGAGCGTTATCTTCAACGCTGCGAGCAGATTCTGGCGTATGTCGATCAGGCCGAAGCCGAGGCGAGCGACGCGCACGCCCGTCCGGCCGGCCGTCTGAAAGTGCATTCGATGACGAGCTTCGGCCAGCATTACGTCGTGCCGATGATCTCGCGCTACCAGGAGCGGCATCCGTCCGTGCAGGTCGATCTGACGCTCGCGCAGCGCATGCCGGACCTGCTCGACGAAGGCTACGACGTGTCGCTCGTGCTCGCCTCCGAGTTGCCGGACTCGGGCCTCGTATCCGCGCGGCTCGGCACGGTGTTCAGCATCGCGTGCGCATCGCCGGCGTATATCGAAAAGCACGGCGCGCCGCACACCTTGGCCGATCTGGCGCACCACACCTGTCTGCATCTGATCACGCCGGTGTTTCCGCCCGGCCGATGGGTCTTCGACGGACCGAACGGGCAGGAGACCGTGACGCTCGGGCCGTCCACGTTCACGGTGAACGTCGCCGAAGCGATGGTCGTCGCGATTCGCGAGAACATGGGAATCGGCGTGCTGCCGACGTCCTCCGCGCTGCCCGCGCTGCGCGCAGGGACGCTCGTGCGGGTGCTGCCGCAATACACGATGCAGGAGCTGCGGGTCTACGCGCTGTATCCGTCGCGCCAGTATCTGGACGCGAAGATCCGCACATGGGTCGAGTTCTTGCGCGAGGCGTTGCCCGCAACGCTCGCAGCCGACGAGGAGTCGCTCAAAGAGTTCGTCGCGACCTGA
- a CDS encoding HlyD family secretion protein, producing MVLRKIIGFVMTIVIFAAALVIGRMLWVHYMDAPWTRDGRVRADVVNVAPDVSGAVVQMPVRDNQFVKKGDLLMEIDPSHYRIAVEQAEANVAARAAELRMRRSDAARRADMDSLVVSKEAQENAMQTASTAAAQLQQAQAALDAAKLNLERTKVYSPVDGYVTNLNVYRGDYATAGAAKLAIVDSHSFWVYGYFEETKLPHVRVGDRAQIRLMSGGELTGHVESISRGIYDRDNPQSRELLADVNPTFNWVRLAQRVPVRVRIDEVPQGVMLAAGTTCTVVIAPSM from the coding sequence ATGGTTCTCAGGAAAATCATCGGCTTCGTCATGACGATCGTCATCTTCGCGGCCGCGCTCGTCATCGGCCGCATGCTGTGGGTGCATTACATGGATGCGCCGTGGACGCGCGATGGCCGCGTGCGCGCCGATGTCGTCAACGTCGCGCCGGACGTGTCGGGCGCGGTCGTGCAGATGCCCGTGCGCGACAACCAGTTCGTGAAGAAAGGCGATCTGCTGATGGAGATCGATCCGTCGCATTACCGGATCGCGGTCGAGCAGGCCGAGGCGAACGTCGCGGCGCGCGCCGCCGAACTGCGCATGCGGCGCTCCGACGCGGCGCGGCGCGCGGACATGGACAGCCTCGTCGTCTCCAAGGAAGCGCAGGAAAACGCGATGCAGACGGCATCGACGGCGGCGGCGCAGCTTCAGCAGGCACAGGCGGCGCTGGATGCGGCGAAGCTCAATCTGGAGCGGACGAAGGTCTATTCGCCGGTGGACGGCTACGTGACGAACCTGAACGTGTATCGCGGCGACTACGCGACGGCGGGCGCGGCGAAGCTCGCCATCGTCGATAGTCATTCGTTCTGGGTCTACGGCTACTTCGAGGAAACGAAGCTGCCGCACGTGCGCGTGGGCGACCGCGCGCAGATTCGCCTGATGAGCGGCGGCGAGCTGACGGGACATGTGGAGAGCATTTCGCGCGGCATTTATGATCGCGACAATCCGCAAAGCCGCGAACTGCTCGCCGACGTGAACCCGACGTTCAACTGGGTGCGGCTCGCGCAGCGCGTGCCGGTGCGCGTGAGAATCGACGAGGTGCCGCAAGGCGTCATGCTCGCGGCGGGGACGACGTGCACGGTGGTGATTGCGCCGTCGATGTGA
- a CDS encoding ABC transporter substrate-binding protein, translated as MKSQWINRKFAALAVLGAMTAAGAASLNAHAADNMKELRFGVEASYAPFESKTPTGELTGFDIDIGNAVCAKLKMKCVWVENSFDGLIPALEARKFDGINSDMTITDKRKLAIDFTDPIYTIPNQLIAKKGSAILPTVDGLKGKRVGVLQGSIQETYAKAKWAPAGIDVESYQAQDQIYADLASGRLDAAFQDAEAASKGFLKQPQGAGFAFAGPAVSDDKLLGSGVGFGVRKSDRALKDALNRALKELKDDGSIDRLAAKYFDVKVVLK; from the coding sequence ATGAAATCGCAATGGATCAACCGCAAATTCGCCGCGCTCGCCGTGCTCGGCGCCATGACCGCCGCGGGCGCCGCGTCGCTTAATGCGCACGCCGCCGATAACATGAAGGAACTGCGCTTCGGCGTGGAGGCGTCGTACGCGCCGTTCGAATCGAAGACGCCGACGGGCGAGCTGACGGGCTTCGATATCGACATCGGCAACGCGGTCTGCGCGAAGCTCAAGATGAAGTGCGTGTGGGTCGAGAACTCGTTCGACGGGCTGATTCCGGCCCTGGAGGCGCGCAAGTTCGACGGCATCAATTCGGACATGACGATCACCGACAAGCGCAAGCTCGCGATCGACTTCACCGATCCCATCTACACGATTCCGAACCAGCTGATCGCGAAGAAGGGCAGCGCGATTCTCCCGACGGTCGACGGCCTGAAGGGCAAGCGCGTCGGCGTGCTGCAGGGCTCGATTCAGGAGACCTACGCGAAGGCGAAGTGGGCGCCCGCGGGCATCGATGTGGAGTCCTATCAGGCGCAGGACCAGATTTACGCGGATCTCGCGTCGGGGCGTCTGGATGCGGCGTTTCAGGATGCCGAGGCGGCGTCGAAGGGCTTTCTGAAGCAGCCGCAGGGCGCGGGCTTCGCGTTCGCGGGTCCGGCGGTGAGCGACGACAAGCTGCTCGGCTCGGGCGTGGGCTTCGGCGTGCGCAAGAGCGACCGCGCCCTGAAGGACGCGCTCAACCGCGCGCTGAAGGAGCTGAAGGACGACGGCTCCATCGACCGGCTTGCCGCGAAGTACTTCGATGTGAAGGTGGTGTTGAAGTAA
- a CDS encoding metallophosphoesterase, whose translation MKIRVLSDLHLECDEPLAIPYADADLVVLAGDIHNHAEGLRWAAENFDSGVPIVYVPGNHEYYDGEFGAMEAAMHDAARSVDNVHYLNNAALVDRRGAWRVLGTTLWTDFALFGSGADEIEKAKEACAKVMLDYRGLIQLAWPEPDGEPHAFTPDDSLALHVQARAWLESELAKPFAGQTIVVTHHAPLRESLAPRYAEDIVSAGFINHLPALAREPVALWIHGHTHTAFDYTVNGTRVVCNPRGYFDKRTQRWENPEFAWDKVVEI comes from the coding sequence ATGAAGATTCGTGTGCTCTCGGACCTGCATCTGGAATGCGACGAGCCGCTCGCCATTCCCTATGCCGACGCCGATCTCGTCGTGCTCGCGGGCGACATTCACAACCACGCGGAAGGCTTGCGCTGGGCAGCGGAGAACTTCGACAGCGGCGTGCCCATCGTCTATGTGCCCGGCAATCACGAGTACTACGACGGCGAGTTCGGCGCGATGGAAGCCGCGATGCACGACGCCGCGCGCAGCGTCGACAACGTGCACTATCTGAACAACGCCGCACTCGTCGATCGCAGAGGCGCGTGGCGCGTGCTCGGCACGACGCTCTGGACCGACTTCGCCTTGTTCGGGTCGGGCGCGGATGAGATTGAGAAAGCGAAGGAAGCGTGCGCGAAGGTGATGCTGGACTATCGCGGCCTGATCCAGCTCGCCTGGCCCGAACCCGACGGCGAACCGCATGCCTTCACGCCGGACGATTCGCTCGCGCTGCACGTACAGGCGCGCGCGTGGCTCGAAAGCGAGCTGGCGAAGCCGTTCGCGGGGCAGACCATCGTGGTCACGCATCACGCGCCGCTGCGCGAAAGCCTCGCGCCGCGCTATGCAGAAGACATCGTGTCGGCGGGCTTCATCAATCACTTGCCGGCACTCGCCCGAGAACCGGTCGCGCTCTGGATTCACGGCCACACGCATACGGCGTTCGACTACACCGTGAACGGCACGCGCGTCGTGTGCAATCCGCGCGGCTACTTCGACAAGCGCACGCAGCGCTGGGAGAACCCGGAATTCGCGTGGGACAAGGTCGTCGAGATCTGA
- a CDS encoding efflux transporter outer membrane subunit, with protein sequence MAGCASTGDIAPQDSLKDASALDAGHAIEATTRAADADAAWPDAQWWRAYRDPQLDAWIARATAGNPTLAMAAARVREAREQAGIARSALFPHVDGSMSVTRKKWPDNAFYGPGPFADATTWDNTAGLTLSYDLDLWGRDEHAAERALDVAHVRAADARAAQLELQTNVVRAYVGFSQSFALLDIAQQTYDQQARIAELARRRLKGGIGTQLEVSQAEAPLPEYERQIDLYKEAIQLARHQLAALAGGGPGAGEALTRPALSLATPLPLPSSLPAELIGHRPDIVAARWMVAAQARGIDVAKAQFYPNINLAASLTQMFAGGALLSFLTSQATGYAFGPALSLPIFEGGRLRAQLGAASAQYDQAVDHYNATLVAALKDIADQVVRVQSLDTQLETSGRSVAAARKNYDLANEGYRRGLTDYVNVLIAQSQLLRAEDGEARVRAQRLAAYATLTAALGGGIDDPANGPDAAKLAPSKHIGPLARVAGEK encoded by the coding sequence ATGGCGGGCTGCGCAAGCACGGGCGACATCGCGCCGCAGGACTCGCTGAAGGACGCTTCGGCGCTCGATGCCGGCCACGCGATCGAAGCGACCACCCGCGCCGCCGATGCCGACGCCGCCTGGCCCGATGCGCAATGGTGGCGCGCCTACCGCGACCCGCAGCTCGACGCATGGATCGCCCGCGCGACGGCCGGCAATCCGACGCTAGCGATGGCCGCGGCGCGCGTGCGCGAGGCGCGCGAACAGGCGGGCATCGCGCGCTCGGCGCTGTTTCCACATGTGGACGGCAGCATGAGCGTCACCCGCAAGAAATGGCCGGACAACGCGTTCTACGGGCCCGGGCCTTTCGCGGACGCCACGACCTGGGACAACACGGCCGGTCTCACCCTCTCCTACGATCTCGACCTGTGGGGCCGCGACGAGCACGCCGCCGAGCGCGCGCTCGATGTCGCCCACGTGCGGGCCGCCGATGCGCGGGCCGCGCAACTCGAACTCCAAACGAACGTCGTGCGCGCCTACGTCGGCTTTTCGCAGTCGTTCGCGCTGCTCGACATCGCGCAGCAAACGTACGACCAGCAGGCGCGCATTGCCGAACTGGCGCGGCGGCGGCTGAAAGGCGGGATCGGCACGCAGCTCGAAGTGAGTCAGGCCGAAGCGCCGCTGCCCGAGTACGAACGCCAGATCGATCTGTACAAGGAAGCGATCCAGCTCGCGCGTCATCAACTGGCCGCGCTCGCGGGCGGAGGCCCCGGCGCGGGCGAAGCGCTCACGCGCCCGGCGCTATCGCTCGCGACGCCGCTGCCGCTGCCCTCTTCGTTGCCCGCGGAACTCATCGGGCATCGGCCGGATATCGTCGCGGCGCGCTGGATGGTCGCGGCACAGGCGCGCGGCATCGACGTCGCGAAGGCGCAGTTCTACCCGAACATCAATCTGGCGGCGTCACTCACGCAGATGTTCGCGGGCGGCGCGCTGTTGAGCTTCCTGACGAGCCAGGCGACCGGCTACGCGTTCGGCCCGGCGCTCTCGCTGCCGATCTTCGAAGGCGGACGGCTGCGCGCGCAACTCGGCGCGGCGTCGGCGCAATACGATCAGGCGGTCGACCACTACAACGCGACGCTCGTCGCGGCGCTCAAGGACATCGCCGATCAGGTCGTGCGCGTGCAGTCGCTCGACACGCAGCTCGAAACGTCGGGCCGCTCGGTCGCCGCCGCGCGCAAGAACTACGACCTCGCCAACGAAGGCTACAGGCGCGGCCTGACCGATTACGTCAACGTGCTGATCGCGCAGTCGCAACTGCTGCGCGCAGAGGACGGCGAAGCGCGCGTGCGGGCGCAGCGGCTTGCCGCCTACGCGACGCTCACGGCCGCGCTCGGCGGCGGCATCGACGATCCCGCGAACGGACCGGACGCAGCGAAGCTCGCGCCGTCGAAGCATATCGGGCCGCTCGCTCGCGTGGCCGGCGAGAAGTAG
- the astE gene encoding succinylglutamate desuccinylase — protein MTSSTEHLDDFLAFCLSGEEPATRSGTAASGVRWTWQGEGVLLLEPAAQAATHSVIASAGIHGDETAPIEMLSRLVADIASGKAALGGRVLVILGNIGAMRAGVRYADDDLNRLFSGRHANLPSSAEAPRAAELERAARGFFEGVAHPKWHIDMHTAIRASVFEQFALLPYTGAPLSRAMFDWLRDARLQAVLLHREKGNTFTHFTAEQCGALACTLELGKVRPFGQNDLARFAASDAALRRLVAGSAPVEEAPLRVFTVVAQIDKQSEAFVLNVAADVPNFTAFPAGAELARDGDYTYRVAHDEERIVFPNPKVKPGLRAGLMVVDTTDATLASLE, from the coding sequence ATGACTTCCAGCACTGAGCATCTCGACGACTTTCTCGCGTTCTGTCTCTCGGGCGAAGAGCCTGCGACGCGGTCCGGCACGGCGGCATCCGGCGTGCGCTGGACGTGGCAGGGCGAAGGCGTCTTGCTGCTGGAACCCGCCGCGCAAGCCGCGACGCATAGCGTGATCGCGTCTGCCGGCATTCACGGCGACGAAACCGCGCCGATCGAAATGCTGTCGCGCCTTGTTGCCGATATCGCGAGCGGGAAAGCTGCGCTTGGAGGCCGCGTGCTGGTGATCCTCGGCAATATCGGCGCGATGCGAGCGGGCGTGCGCTATGCCGACGACGACCTCAATCGCCTGTTCAGCGGCCGTCACGCGAACTTGCCTTCGAGCGCGGAAGCGCCGCGCGCAGCCGAGCTCGAACGCGCGGCGCGCGGCTTCTTCGAGGGCGTCGCGCATCCGAAGTGGCATATCGACATGCATACGGCCATTCGCGCGTCGGTCTTCGAGCAGTTCGCGCTCTTGCCGTACACCGGCGCGCCGCTTTCCCGCGCGATGTTCGACTGGCTGCGGGATGCGCGTCTGCAAGCGGTGCTGCTGCATCGGGAGAAGGGCAACACGTTCACGCATTTCACCGCCGAGCAGTGTGGCGCGCTCGCCTGCACGCTCGAACTGGGCAAGGTGCGGCCCTTCGGTCAGAACGATCTCGCGCGCTTCGCGGCATCGGATGCGGCTTTGCGGCGGCTCGTCGCGGGCAGCGCGCCGGTCGAAGAGGCGCCGCTGCGCGTATTCACCGTCGTCGCGCAAATCGACAAGCAGAGCGAAGCATTCGTGCTGAACGTCGCGGCCGATGTGCCGAATTTCACGGCGTTTCCGGCAGGCGCGGAGCTCGCCCGCGACGGCGATTACACCTATCGCGTGGCGCACGACGAAGAGCGCATCGTGTTTCCGAATCCCAAGGTGAAGCCCGGTCTGCGCGCGGGTCTGATGGTCGTCGATACCACCGACGCGACGCTCGCATCGCTCGAATAA
- a CDS encoding DUF1656 domain-containing protein produces the protein MPRDTAILEAYVPTLLLLFVAGALITWVIDRALALTGIYRVVWHPALFRASLLVCICGALGLAVYR, from the coding sequence ATGCCGCGTGACACCGCGATTCTCGAAGCCTATGTGCCGACGCTCTTGCTTCTGTTCGTTGCGGGCGCGCTGATCACATGGGTGATCGACCGCGCGCTCGCGCTGACCGGCATCTATCGCGTGGTCTGGCATCCGGCGCTGTTTCGCGCGAGCCTGCTCGTCTGCATCTGCGGCGCGCTCGGGCTCGCGGTGTATCGCTGA
- a CDS encoding SOS response-associated peptidase, with translation MCGRISQYRLPMHYAERLHLKNPFVLVDAADRRPGYNLSPGTHPLAVYPDETIRAVHWGYCPPWAREKKLPQTINARVETASTSAYFRDLWRNARILVPADGWFEWRVEPRPGDRAGKPFKQPYYIRRADGEPMFLAALTSIVRDEDAATPGAGFVIVTSKADEGLVDVHDRRPLVFSPSAARRWLDATATPADLQALVKSDGVPAAHFVWHRVTSDVNRTVNDEPRLIEPLEAA, from the coding sequence ATGTGCGGCCGAATCAGCCAGTACCGACTGCCGATGCACTATGCCGAGCGCCTGCATCTGAAGAACCCGTTCGTACTCGTGGACGCCGCCGACCGCCGCCCCGGCTATAACCTGTCGCCCGGCACGCATCCGCTCGCGGTCTATCCCGACGAGACCATTCGCGCGGTCCATTGGGGCTACTGCCCGCCGTGGGCCCGAGAGAAGAAACTGCCGCAGACGATCAACGCGCGCGTCGAGACGGCATCGACGAGTGCGTATTTCCGGGACTTGTGGCGCAACGCGCGCATCCTCGTGCCGGCGGACGGCTGGTTCGAATGGCGCGTGGAACCGCGCCCGGGCGATCGCGCGGGCAAGCCGTTCAAGCAGCCGTATTACATTCGCCGCGCGGACGGCGAGCCGATGTTTCTCGCGGCGCTCACGAGCATCGTGCGCGATGAAGACGCCGCGACGCCGGGCGCGGGCTTCGTGATCGTGACGTCGAAGGCAGACGAGGGTCTGGTCGATGTGCACGACCGCCGTCCGCTCGTCTTTTCGCCCTCTGCGGCCCGGCGCTGGCTGGACGCGACGGCCACGCCCGCCGATCTTCAAGCGCTCGTGAAAAGCGATGGCGTGCCTGCCGCGCACTTCGTCTGGCATCGCGTGACGAGCGACGTCAATCGCACGGTCAACGACGAACCGCGCCTCATCGAGCCCTTAGAAGCCGCTTAG
- a CDS encoding FUSC family protein, producing the protein MSSLTAKPAHQSAHQSAMDALADWARTDGLAWVYIFKAVLAALLALWIAMRLDMQQPRTAMTTVFVVMQPQSGMVLAKSFYRFCGTMVGLVVMLALIAVFAQQPVLFLSATALWFGVCTAGAARNRNFRSYGFVLAGYTAALIGIPAAQHPDGAYLSALTRVGEVTLGIVCAGTVSALVFPQHAGEQIRATVRRRFAQFVDYVCRAMSGDMERAQIERANLGFVADVVGFEAARSVAVFEHPESRRRGGRLARLNSEFMTASTRFHALHQLMNRLRDSASATTIAALTPFIHEVPPLLLDAGEPVRNAAEAAHAAARLREFKAALPKRVRAARETIASDAAFAPLEFDTATELLYRFVDDMLAYAETYASLAAPSHERERWTARYVPKTNLAAAAISGVRGAIVMFVLSAFWIATAWPSGGTMVLNAAAVCALASSSPRPTLMSAQMAIGTALAAVVGMIVMFGVFPHMDGFVLMCVALVPALLLGAFLSTRRPVAGVGIGYCIFFCFLAGPDNLVHYDPTGFMNDGIALVLSMIVSAVAFAIILPTDAPWLRRLLLADLRREVVLARRGRLTNVATRFESRTRDVLSQIDALAAGRPALQREALRWLFAVLEVGRAVIDLRREIAALSDAPEYAASQPWRRAIDATLDAVARLFDRPNTARFDAALRCAETAIAEVQRLIAASERPREERHRLQRIASHLHFIRTALLDPESPFATPDSDSPEGAPHAA; encoded by the coding sequence ATGTCGTCCTTAACTGCCAAACCCGCGCATCAATCCGCGCATCAATCCGCGATGGACGCGCTCGCCGACTGGGCGCGCACCGATGGCCTCGCGTGGGTCTACATCTTCAAGGCGGTGCTCGCGGCGCTGCTCGCGCTCTGGATCGCGATGCGCCTCGACATGCAGCAGCCGCGCACCGCGATGACCACGGTCTTCGTCGTGATGCAGCCGCAAAGCGGCATGGTGCTCGCGAAGAGCTTCTATCGTTTCTGCGGCACGATGGTCGGTCTCGTCGTGATGCTCGCGCTGATCGCCGTTTTCGCGCAGCAGCCGGTGCTCTTTCTGTCGGCGACGGCGCTGTGGTTCGGCGTCTGCACGGCGGGCGCGGCGCGCAACCGCAATTTCCGCTCGTACGGCTTCGTGCTCGCGGGTTACACGGCGGCGCTGATCGGCATTCCGGCCGCGCAGCATCCGGATGGCGCTTACTTGTCGGCGCTCACGCGCGTGGGCGAAGTCACGCTCGGCATCGTCTGCGCGGGCACGGTCAGCGCGCTCGTTTTTCCGCAGCACGCGGGCGAGCAGATTCGCGCGACGGTGCGCCGCCGCTTCGCGCAGTTCGTCGATTACGTATGCCGCGCGATGTCCGGCGACATGGAGCGCGCGCAGATCGAGCGGGCGAATCTCGGCTTCGTCGCGGATGTCGTCGGCTTCGAGGCGGCGCGCAGTGTCGCCGTGTTCGAGCATCCGGAATCGCGGCGGCGCGGCGGACGGCTCGCGCGCCTCAATAGCGAATTCATGACCGCCTCGACGCGCTTTCACGCGCTGCATCAGTTGATGAACCGACTGCGCGACAGCGCGTCCGCGACGACCATCGCGGCGCTGACGCCGTTCATCCACGAAGTCCCGCCGCTCTTGCTCGACGCAGGCGAGCCCGTGCGCAATGCCGCCGAAGCCGCCCACGCCGCCGCGCGATTGCGCGAGTTCAAGGCTGCGCTGCCGAAGCGCGTGCGCGCGGCGCGCGAGACGATCGCGAGCGACGCGGCCTTTGCGCCGCTGGAATTCGACACCGCGACGGAACTGCTCTACCGCTTCGTCGACGACATGCTGGCGTACGCGGAAACGTACGCGTCGCTGGCTGCGCCGTCGCATGAACGCGAACGCTGGACCGCGCGCTACGTGCCGAAGACCAACCTCGCCGCCGCCGCGATCTCCGGCGTGCGCGGCGCCATCGTGATGTTCGTGCTCAGCGCGTTCTGGATCGCCACTGCGTGGCCGAGCGGCGGCACGATGGTGCTGAACGCGGCGGCCGTTTGCGCGCTCGCGTCGTCGTCGCCGCGCCCAACGCTCATGTCGGCGCAAATGGCCATCGGCACGGCGCTCGCTGCGGTGGTCGGCATGATCGTCATGTTCGGCGTGTTCCCGCACATGGACGGCTTCGTGCTGATGTGCGTCGCGCTCGTGCCCGCCCTCTTGCTCGGCGCATTCCTCAGCACTCGGCGTCCGGTGGCGGGCGTGGGCATCGGCTATTGCATCTTCTTCTGCTTTCTCGCGGGTCCGGACAACCTCGTTCACTACGATCCCACCGGCTTTATGAACGACGGCATCGCGCTCGTGCTGTCGATGATCGTCTCCGCCGTCGCGTTCGCGATCATCCTGCCGACCGATGCGCCGTGGCTGCGGCGTCTGTTGCTTGCCGACCTGCGCCGCGAAGTCGTGCTTGCGCGGCGCGGCCGTCTGACGAACGTGGCGACGCGCTTCGAGAGCCGCACCCGCGACGTGCTTTCGCAGATCGACGCGCTCGCCGCTGGCCGGCCCGCGCTGCAACGCGAGGCGCTGCGTTGGCTCTTTGCGGTACTGGAGGTCGGCCGCGCGGTCATCGACTTGCGGCGCGAGATCGCCGCGCTGTCCGACGCGCCGGAGTATGCAGCTTCTCAGCCGTGGCGGCGCGCGATCGACGCCACGCTCGATGCCGTCGCGCGTCTCTTCGATCGCCCGAATACGGCGCGCTTCGATGCCGCGCTGCGCTGCGCGGAAACCGCCATCGCCGAAGTGCAGCGTCTCATCGCGGCGTCGGAGCGTCCGCGCGAAGAGCGGCATCGGTTGCAACGCATCGCGAGTCATCTGCATTTCATTCGCACCGCGCTGCTCGATCCCGAGTCGCCTTTCGCCACGCCCGATTCCGATTCACCCGAAGGAGCGCCCCATGCCGCGTGA
- a CDS encoding type II toxin-antitoxin system death-on-curing family toxin produces the protein MLLDAQYVIAVHDDILEHEGGLSGFAQAGPGGVEAVLARVENHAHYAGLDDTFGIAAMYAVAIARGHVFNDGNKRTALVCALTYLSVQGYDLASTVDIEDDLVEVMVEVAEGKIDREELADYLSVVCMCS, from the coding sequence ATGCTGCTCGATGCGCAGTACGTCATCGCGGTGCATGATGACATCCTGGAGCATGAAGGCGGCCTTTCCGGCTTCGCGCAGGCAGGCCCGGGCGGCGTGGAGGCGGTTCTGGCTCGCGTTGAAAATCACGCGCACTACGCCGGACTGGACGATACCTTCGGGATCGCGGCCATGTATGCCGTGGCTATTGCAAGAGGCCACGTCTTCAACGATGGAAACAAACGTACAGCACTGGTTTGCGCACTGACGTATTTGAGCGTGCAGGGATACGACCTCGCATCAACCGTGGATATCGAAGACGATCTCGTCGAAGTGATGGTCGAAGTCGCCGAAGGAAAGATCGACCGCGAAGAACTGGCGGACTATCTGTCGGTCGTCTGCATGTGCTCGTGA